The proteins below are encoded in one region of Methanosarcina barkeri 3:
- a CDS encoding helix-turn-helix transcriptional regulator: MKNRLEILRKQKGIKQEELAEALEVSRQTIGSLENGRYNPSIILAFKLARYFNTTIEEIFIYEEEKNDKN, encoded by the coding sequence TTGAAAAATAGGCTGGAAATATTACGAAAACAAAAAGGAATCAAGCAGGAAGAACTTGCTGAAGCACTGGAAGTTTCCAGGCAAACAATAGGTTCCCTGGAAAACGGACGATATAATCCGTCTATCATTTTAGCCTTTAAACTTGCCAGATATTTCAACACTACAATCGAAGAAATCTTCATTTATGAGGAGGAAAAAAATGATAAAAATTAA
- a CDS encoding cysteine hydrolase family protein, which translates to MKEALLLIDIQNDYFPGGKMELVSMEEAAKKAAKLLKAFRTASKPVFFIKHMSTKSDATFFVPGTRGTDIHSSVSPLSDETVIEKHFPNSFLQTELLLVLKESEVTDLIICGAMSHMCIDTTVRAAKELGFKCTLIADACATRNLKFGEEILPAQTVHASFMAALDGMFATIMTAEEYLN; encoded by the coding sequence ATGAAAGAAGCCCTTCTTCTTATTGATATCCAAAACGACTATTTTCCTGGCGGCAAAATGGAACTTGTCAGCATGGAAGAAGCAGCAAAAAAAGCAGCAAAACTCCTCAAAGCATTCCGAACTGCCAGTAAACCCGTTTTCTTTATCAAGCATATGTCTACAAAATCAGACGCCACATTCTTTGTACCCGGAACTCGAGGAACGGATATTCATTCGAGCGTGAGTCCTCTTTCAGACGAAACTGTCATTGAGAAACATTTCCCTAACAGTTTTTTACAGACCGAACTCCTATTAGTTCTTAAAGAATCGGAAGTAACTGACCTTATAATCTGCGGAGCAATGAGCCATATGTGTATAGATACAACTGTCAGGGCTGCAAAAGAACTCGGATTTAAATGTACCTTGATAGCTGATGCCTGTGCTACCCGCAATCTTAAATTCGGAGAAGAAATTTTACCTGCACAAACTGTTCATGCATCATTCATGGCAGCATTGGATGGCATGTTTGCAACTATCATGACTGCCGAAGAATATCTTAATTAA
- a CDS encoding type 1 glutamine amidotransferase, whose product MKIHVLQHSSINTLGTIEEYAKTKSHRLESTRFYETTNPPELHSFDLLIIMGGPMGIYDYKENPWLKNEKIFIKQAIEAGKPVLGICLGAQLLADILGVRVYENPYLEMGWFPVKAFRSENKQEFLEGLPDEITVFHWHSRTFDLPAEAVKLFESEGCKNQGFIYNEKVVALQFHPEVNEERILNLIKRFGDGMVNGPFVQKKEEMLGQRKYLAATKEFMFLMLDKFEKMI is encoded by the coding sequence ATGAAAATCCATGTTCTCCAGCACTCTTCAATAAACACTCTCGGTACCATTGAAGAATACGCAAAAACTAAAAGCCACAGGCTTGAATCAACCCGTTTTTACGAAACAACGAACCCTCCGGAACTTCATTCCTTTGATCTTCTTATAATCATGGGTGGGCCCATGGGAATCTACGACTACAAAGAAAATCCCTGGCTGAAAAATGAAAAAATATTTATCAAACAGGCGATTGAAGCAGGAAAACCGGTACTGGGAATCTGCCTTGGTGCACAATTGCTTGCTGATATCCTTGGGGTCCGCGTATATGAAAACCCGTATCTGGAAATGGGCTGGTTTCCTGTAAAGGCGTTCCGAAGTGAGAATAAGCAGGAATTTCTTGAAGGGCTGCCGGATGAGATTACAGTTTTTCACTGGCACTCCAGAACTTTTGACCTTCCTGCGGAAGCTGTTAAGCTTTTTGAAAGTGAGGGGTGTAAGAACCAGGGGTTTATCTACAACGAGAAGGTTGTAGCGCTTCAATTTCACCCTGAGGTGAATGAAGAAAGAATTCTGAATTTGATAAAGCGGTTTGGGGATGGGATGGTAAATGGGCCGTTTGTCCAGAAAAAAGAGGAAATGCTCGGGCAGAGAAAATATCTGGCTGCCACAAAGGAATTTATGTTTTTAATGCTGGACAAATTTGAGAAAATGATCTAA
- the mprF gene encoding bifunctional lysylphosphatidylglycerol flippase/synthetase MprF produces MTNKGSMREKTLKIERLAGYILPVAIFSLALWTLERQIRHLHSMYVLKSITSIPLSHIELAFFLTVLSYLALTGYDYLAVRHINHPLPYKQTARTSFISTSISYSVGFNVLTGSSLRYRLYSRKGLNLHQIWEIIIFCILTFWVGFCFVGGLLFTFYPVKLSDYVPEIPVPLNIIGILLLLSVAVYFFFSFRKFNFRVKGYQIRVPEPKIAFLQLGLSSVDYLLSGSIIYFLLPSNPHLTLLHVLVFFALSQILGLISTVPGGLGVFEALMLFMLEPYFGTVDIIRPLLLFRTIYYFVPFLFGLLALIFYEYQERDEFLRKIEKATYSSLSELVPQVFSILVFLGGVSLLFTGALPSDPRYLHDLNYIIPLPLIEASRLFGSIMGVLLLLLANGLWKRIDGAYILSLAVLLMGGIFALLKDFDYHEAAVLFILFFFLLPCRKYFYRKSSLMHQSFSRSNVTAITLVFVSFVWLGFFSYRNVEYSNELWWQFGINSQASSFLRATVGAFMLLLVFGIAKMMSPFSKDIHIPEVEEIELAKRIINQSEETVGNLVFTGDKYLLFDDKKQAFLMYGVSGKTWVAMGDIVGTSSQAKELIWDFYEMSKLHQGRAAFYEVSEKYIPVYLDLGLTLIKIGEEAKVSLEAFTLEGSASKDFRYTIRNVEKKGYWFEIVSGEAVLSLMPELRRISDAWLELKAGKEKRFSIGFFDEKYLSNFPIALVRNGSEIVAFANIWTGADNKEISVDLMRHSPDAPDRTMEYLFVKLMLWGKEKGYNRFSLGMAPLSGLETRQFAPMWNKIGSLIFTHGEHFYNYKGLRDFKEKFNPVWSPKYIVLPKGFKQGLVLKDIAALVSGGVKGIFSKENRRATNHIEYKVPEKPSKELT; encoded by the coding sequence ATGACAAACAAAGGAAGTATGCGAGAAAAAACCCTTAAAATAGAAAGGCTTGCAGGCTACATTCTGCCAGTAGCTATATTTTCCCTGGCTTTGTGGACCCTGGAGAGGCAGATACGGCATTTGCACTCTATGTATGTCCTCAAAAGCATTACCAGCATTCCGCTGAGCCATATAGAGCTTGCATTCTTCTTAACTGTTTTAAGTTATCTTGCTTTAACAGGTTACGATTACCTGGCAGTTCGTCATATTAATCATCCTCTGCCTTATAAGCAGACTGCCAGGACCTCTTTTATCAGCACATCCATAAGTTATAGTGTTGGTTTTAACGTCCTGACAGGAAGTTCCCTGAGATACAGGTTGTACTCAAGAAAAGGGTTGAATCTACATCAGATCTGGGAAATTATAATTTTCTGCATACTCACTTTCTGGGTCGGATTTTGCTTTGTCGGAGGCTTGCTCTTCACATTCTATCCCGTTAAACTGTCAGATTACGTGCCCGAGATACCTGTACCGTTAAACATTATTGGAATTCTGTTACTGCTTAGTGTTGCTGTTTATTTCTTTTTCTCATTCCGAAAATTTAACTTCAGGGTAAAAGGGTACCAGATCAGGGTTCCTGAACCGAAAATAGCGTTTTTGCAGCTTGGCTTATCATCAGTAGATTACCTGCTTTCTGGAAGCATTATCTATTTCCTTTTGCCTTCAAATCCTCATCTTACTCTGCTTCATGTCCTTGTGTTCTTTGCACTTTCGCAGATTTTAGGGCTGATAAGTACTGTTCCGGGCGGACTCGGGGTTTTTGAGGCCCTGATGTTGTTTATGCTCGAACCGTATTTCGGCACGGTGGATATAATCAGGCCGCTTCTCCTTTTCAGGACAATTTACTATTTCGTACCTTTTCTATTCGGGCTGCTGGCCCTTATATTCTATGAGTACCAGGAAAGAGACGAATTCCTGAGAAAAATTGAGAAAGCTACATATTCAAGCCTGTCCGAGCTAGTGCCTCAGGTCTTTTCGATTCTTGTTTTCCTTGGAGGAGTTTCCCTCCTCTTTACCGGAGCTCTTCCTTCAGATCCAAGGTATCTGCATGACCTCAATTACATTATTCCTCTTCCCTTAATCGAGGCTTCCAGGCTCTTTGGAAGCATTATGGGGGTATTACTCCTGCTCCTGGCAAACGGCCTATGGAAAAGAATTGACGGAGCCTATATTCTTTCTCTTGCCGTACTTTTGATGGGAGGAATTTTTGCCCTCCTTAAGGATTTTGATTACCATGAAGCTGCGGTCCTCTTTATCCTGTTTTTCTTTTTGCTTCCCTGCAGGAAATATTTTTACAGAAAGTCCTCACTTATGCATCAGTCTTTTAGCAGGAGTAATGTAACTGCAATAACCCTTGTATTCGTAAGCTTCGTATGGCTTGGATTCTTTTCATATCGGAACGTTGAATATTCAAACGAGCTCTGGTGGCAGTTCGGGATAAATTCCCAGGCTTCCAGCTTTTTAAGGGCTACAGTCGGAGCTTTCATGCTGCTTCTTGTTTTTGGGATAGCAAAAATGATGAGCCCCTTTTCCAAAGATATTCACATACCAGAGGTAGAGGAGATAGAGCTTGCAAAAAGAATTATTAACCAGAGTGAGGAGACAGTTGGAAATTTGGTGTTTACAGGAGACAAATATCTGCTTTTTGATGATAAAAAGCAAGCTTTCCTGATGTACGGAGTTTCCGGAAAGACCTGGGTTGCAATGGGAGATATCGTCGGAACCAGCAGTCAGGCAAAAGAGCTGATCTGGGACTTTTATGAAATGAGCAAACTGCACCAGGGAAGGGCTGCTTTCTATGAAGTGAGCGAAAAATATATTCCTGTTTATCTTGACCTTGGCCTGACCCTTATAAAAATAGGGGAAGAGGCAAAGGTTTCCCTTGAGGCTTTTACCCTGGAAGGAAGTGCAAGTAAGGATTTCCGCTACACCATAAGGAATGTGGAGAAAAAAGGATACTGGTTTGAAATTGTCTCTGGAGAAGCGGTGCTTAGTCTTATGCCTGAACTTAGAAGGATCTCGGATGCCTGGCTCGAGTTGAAAGCAGGAAAAGAAAAGCGGTTCTCAATTGGCTTTTTTGACGAGAAATACCTTAGTAATTTCCCGATTGCCCTTGTTAGGAACGGGTCCGAGATCGTTGCTTTTGCAAACATCTGGACAGGTGCGGATAATAAAGAAATCAGTGTTGACCTGATGCGCCATAGTCCTGATGCCCCTGATAGGACAATGGAATACCTTTTTGTCAAACTTATGCTCTGGGGAAAAGAAAAGGGATACAATCGCTTTTCTCTCGGAATGGCACCTCTTTCAGGGCTTGAAACGCGGCAATTCGCTCCTATGTGGAATAAAATCGGGTCTTTAATCTTTACCCATGGGGAACACTTTTATAATTATAAGGGACTACGGGATTTTAAGGAAAAGTTCAACCCTGTCTGGAGCCCGAAATATATCGTTCTTCCAAAAGGATTTAAACAGGGTCTGGTACTGAAGGATATAGCAGCCCTGGTCTCTGGAGGAGTAAAAGGGATTTTTTCGAAAGAAAATAGAAGGGCAACAAATCATATAGAATATAAGGTTCCGGAAAAGCCATCCAAAGAGCTTACATAA
- a CDS encoding sarcinarray family MAST domain-containing protein, producing the protein MKIKLIISGIFCIFLLTGGVAAESQYGKIDVYYNDKLLPGKEIAKPFLKIGEPFKLKVNMTVYQEYKVSGQLTGLGEGYFEVIDGPSKMDKYSSTILKANESHVFEWTVVPTDKWAGGSLPINFHYSIVEKGNPEPVVNSEFTIAYCTISNEHYEGETPTSEQLASENKSIQEQPSSKNSSSPASAPAFSLITAISALVLVFLRLSRQ; encoded by the coding sequence ATGAAAATAAAACTGATTATTAGTGGGATATTTTGTATATTTTTATTAACAGGTGGCGTGGCTGCAGAGAGTCAATATGGTAAAATAGATGTATATTACAATGATAAACTTCTTCCTGGCAAGGAAATAGCAAAACCTTTCCTAAAGATTGGAGAGCCTTTTAAGCTCAAAGTAAACATGACTGTCTATCAAGAATACAAAGTGTCTGGTCAACTTACCGGATTAGGAGAGGGCTATTTTGAGGTTATAGATGGACCTTCAAAAATGGATAAGTATTCAAGTACCATTTTGAAAGCAAATGAATCTCATGTCTTTGAATGGACAGTTGTACCAACAGATAAATGGGCTGGTGGATCACTTCCGATCAATTTTCACTATTCAATAGTAGAAAAAGGCAATCCTGAACCCGTAGTAAACAGCGAATTTACTATTGCCTACTGCACAATCTCTAACGAACATTACGAAGGAGAAACTCCTACTTCTGAGCAGCTTGCATCCGAAAATAAATCCATCCAGGAGCAACCATCTTCAAAAAATTCATCTTCACCGGCATCTGCACCAGCTTTCAGTTTAATAACTGCGATTTCGGCACTTGTGCTTGTATTCCTCAGATTATCTAGACAGTAA
- a CDS encoding sarcinarray family MAST domain-containing protein: MRAKLILIGVFCIVLLTGNVAAESPYGKMDVYYNNKLLPSTEIAKPVLKIGEPFTVGINLTVSQKSEVSVELSEIGEGYFEIINGSTSKTNIYRADVVEENSSILYQWTVKPTEKWAGGSIPIDIVYQINDFKTGDILVNSGFTVAYCTISNEHYQGETPNSEQLSSENKPTKKQQTAEDSSSPASSPAFSLVTAISALALVFLRLSRQ, encoded by the coding sequence ATGAGAGCAAAACTTATTCTAATTGGAGTATTTTGTATAGTTTTATTAACAGGAAATGTAGCTGCAGAGAGTCCATATGGCAAAATGGATGTATATTACAATAATAAACTTCTTCCAAGTACTGAAATTGCAAAGCCAGTTCTAAAAATTGGAGAACCTTTTACTGTTGGCATAAACCTTACCGTTTCTCAAAAGTCAGAAGTGTCTGTAGAGTTAAGTGAAATCGGAGAAGGTTATTTTGAAATTATAAATGGTTCAACTTCAAAAACGAATATATATCGAGCTGATGTGGTAGAAGAAAACTCCAGTATTCTTTATCAATGGACAGTTAAACCTACTGAAAAGTGGGCTGGAGGCTCTATACCAATTGACATTGTTTATCAAATAAACGATTTTAAAACAGGAGATATTTTGGTAAACAGTGGTTTTACAGTTGCCTACTGCACAATCTCCAATGAACATTATCAAGGTGAAACTCCTAATTCTGAGCAGCTTTCATCCGAAAATAAACCCACCAAGAAGCAGCAAACCGCAGAAGATTCATCTTCACCAGCATCTTCGCCAGCTTTCAGTTTAGTAACTGCGATTTCGGCACTTGCGCTTGTATTCCTCAGATTATCTAGACAGTAA
- a CDS encoding sarcinarray family MAST domain-containing protein, producing the protein MKTGILILGLLLLSLVDIVSASSPYGSIDVYYNDQILPGKEVAKPTLKIGEPFKVKVEMTLNQTSTMFVQVCSLGGKFFEVVDGPSEFEKTKYIKSLDPGKHTFEWTIIPTDEWAGGSIPLNFWYQINLPGEDEPAVKGEFTIAYCTISNEHYEGETPTFEQSKSENQSTSGKPASENSSAPASSPAFSLVTAISALVLVFLRFPRR; encoded by the coding sequence ATGAAAACTGGGATTCTAATTTTAGGGTTGCTTTTACTGTCACTTGTTGACATTGTTTCTGCATCTTCTCCCTATGGCTCAATTGATGTTTATTATAATGATCAGATACTGCCTGGAAAAGAAGTTGCAAAACCTACACTCAAAATTGGAGAACCTTTCAAAGTAAAAGTAGAGATGACGTTAAATCAAACCAGTACTATGTTTGTACAAGTTTGCAGTTTAGGTGGAAAATTTTTTGAAGTTGTGGATGGTCCATCAGAGTTTGAAAAAACAAAATACATTAAGTCTTTAGATCCTGGTAAACATACTTTTGAATGGACGATTATACCTACGGATGAATGGGCTGGAGGCTCTATTCCGTTAAACTTTTGGTACCAGATTAACCTTCCAGGAGAAGATGAACCTGCCGTAAAAGGAGAATTCACTATTGCCTACTGCACAATCTCCAACGAACATTACGAAGGTGAAACTCCTACTTTTGAGCAGTCGAAATCAGAAAACCAATCCACTTCAGGAAAGCCAGCCTCAGAAAACTCATCTGCACCAGCATCTTCACCAGCTTTTAGTTTAGTAACTGCGATTTCGGCACTTGTGCTTGTATTCCTCAGATTCCCTCGCCGGTAA
- a CDS encoding sarcinarray family MAST domain-containing protein translates to MKFRIFILGIVLLFLTNVVSASSQYGTIDVYYNDQLLPGKEVAKPTLKIGEPFKVKIDLTLNQTSILFVKICSLRVGAPYEVITGPSEFDKKLYFESLDPGTYTYEWTLKPTGEWEGGTMPVNIWYQIHNVGEDKPLVQGEFTVAYPYISTEPYEGEIPTSEQPASEDQSTSGKPASENSSSSASSPAFSLITAISALVLVFLRFSRQ, encoded by the coding sequence ATGAAATTCAGAATTTTTATACTTGGAATAGTACTTCTTTTTTTGACAAATGTCGTTTCAGCAAGTTCTCAATATGGTACTATAGATGTTTACTATAATGATCAGCTTTTACCGGGAAAAGAAGTAGCTAAACCTACACTGAAAATAGGAGAACCGTTTAAAGTAAAAATTGATTTAACATTGAATCAGACATCGATATTATTTGTAAAAATTTGTAGTTTAAGAGTGGGAGCACCTTATGAAGTTATAACTGGTCCTTCAGAGTTTGATAAAAAGTTATATTTTGAATCTCTAGATCCTGGAACATATACTTACGAATGGACACTAAAACCAACTGGAGAATGGGAAGGCGGAACAATGCCTGTAAATATTTGGTATCAAATACATAATGTCGGTGAAGATAAACCTCTGGTTCAAGGTGAATTCACAGTAGCTTATCCCTATATATCTACAGAGCCTTACGAAGGAGAAATTCCTACTTCTGAGCAGCCTGCATCCGAAGATCAATCTACTTCAGGAAAGCCAGCCTCAGAAAATTCGTCTTCATCAGCATCTTCACCAGCTTTCAGTTTAATAACTGCAATTTCGGCACTTGTGCTTGTATTCCTCAGATTCTCTCGACAGTAA
- a CDS encoding sarcinarray family MAST domain-containing protein yields MKIIWVCFLFVFLLLIPSVVLAESPYGSMDVYYNDKLLPGKETAKPILKIEEPFKVKINLTVYQKSDVYVSLSCMEKDSFKIIKGPTSRIEEYSKPDILEANSSKEYEWTVEPTEKWSGGSLPLDIYYTILAHGKSEPLVNSGFTVAYCTISNEHYEGETPTSEQPKSENKSTQEQPSSENSSSPASAPAFSLVTAISALVLLFLRLSRH; encoded by the coding sequence ATGAAAATAATATGGGTATGTTTTTTGTTTGTATTTTTGTTACTTATTCCAAGCGTCGTTCTTGCAGAATCTCCATATGGATCAATGGATGTATATTATAATGACAAACTTTTACCTGGAAAAGAAACGGCTAAGCCTATTTTAAAAATAGAAGAACCATTTAAAGTAAAAATTAACCTGACAGTATATCAAAAAAGTGACGTTTACGTCTCTTTATCGTGCATGGAAAAGGATTCGTTCAAAATTATAAAAGGTCCAACATCAAGAATAGAAGAATACTCGAAACCTGACATCTTAGAAGCAAATTCTTCTAAAGAATACGAATGGACTGTTGAACCTACTGAAAAGTGGAGTGGTGGGTCATTGCCTCTAGATATATATTATACAATTCTTGCTCACGGGAAATCTGAACCTCTTGTCAATAGCGGTTTTACAGTCGCCTACTGTACAATCTCCAACGAACACTACGAAGGAGAAACTCCCACTTCTGAGCAGCCGAAATCAGAAAATAAATCTACCCAGGAGCAACCATCTTCAGAAAATTCATCTTCTCCAGCATCTGCACCAGCTTTCAGTTTAGTAACTGCGATTTCGGCACTTGTGCTTTTATTCCTCAGATTATCTCGTCATTGA
- a CDS encoding cation:proton antiporter produces MFGYLTHRFGLSPIVGYLLAGIMVSPHTPGFVANTELAEQLAEIGVILLMFGVGLQFHFQEFWAVRRIALPGALIQSLATAAFGAIVMHTLGWGWKVGIIFGLAISVASTVVLTRVLSDNNEIHTQTGHIALGWLVMEDLFTVFVLVLLPVVLDPGIGGAIGIMEAFMLTAIKIIILLVFTFAVGGRLLPRLLTHIANTNSQELFTLAVLAIALGIAVGSAYMFDVSMALGAFLAGMVVGRSEFSTRAATEALPLRDAFAVLFFVSIGMLFDWNSLIESPVLVIATLAIILLGKPLVAFLIVVLMRYPLRVALSIALILSQIGEFSFILATVGTNMNILPANAQNILVAAAIISITLNPLLYRAGGKIERWLNRCMPGLTNCIHARCAPAPATNGQENKQSGQTHVIVIGYGHVGQTVVRLLLENDICPTIVELNIQTIQSLRSQGYRAVYGDAARFNTLSEAGIKDAHALVLSASNVKGECEIVRQARELNPNIRIIARTIYLSNRKKLIAAGADVIFSDEGEVALSVTEMILKQFGATPDQINRERNRVHESFYESFATPLQVKKEET; encoded by the coding sequence GTGTTTGGCTATCTTACTCATCGCTTCGGGTTATCACCTATTGTCGGCTACCTGCTGGCCGGTATCATGGTAAGCCCGCATACGCCGGGTTTCGTTGCAAATACGGAACTCGCTGAACAACTGGCCGAGATCGGGGTTATCCTCCTCATGTTCGGGGTCGGCCTGCAGTTTCATTTCCAGGAATTCTGGGCGGTCAGGCGCATTGCCCTGCCTGGGGCTCTTATCCAGAGCCTGGCGACGGCGGCATTTGGAGCAATCGTGATGCATACGCTCGGCTGGGGCTGGAAGGTAGGGATCATCTTTGGTCTTGCCATATCGGTTGCAAGTACTGTTGTCCTGACCCGGGTCCTCTCGGACAACAACGAAATCCACACCCAGACCGGGCATATTGCCTTGGGCTGGCTGGTAATGGAAGACCTCTTTACTGTATTTGTCCTGGTGCTGCTCCCTGTTGTACTCGATCCCGGAATTGGCGGAGCAATAGGCATCATGGAAGCTTTTATGCTTACAGCCATAAAAATCATTATTTTGCTGGTGTTCACCTTTGCAGTAGGAGGACGGCTTCTTCCACGCTTGCTTACTCATATTGCAAATACCAATTCACAGGAGCTATTTACCCTAGCAGTGCTGGCAATCGCCCTAGGTATCGCCGTGGGATCGGCTTATATGTTTGATGTCTCAATGGCCCTGGGGGCGTTCCTTGCCGGGATGGTGGTAGGACGATCAGAATTCAGCACACGGGCCGCAACCGAGGCACTTCCTCTGCGGGATGCATTTGCCGTGCTCTTCTTTGTCTCGATTGGGATGCTCTTTGACTGGAACAGCTTGATTGAGTCCCCGGTTCTCGTGATAGCCACCCTTGCAATAATCCTGCTGGGCAAACCGTTGGTGGCATTTCTCATTGTTGTCCTGATGCGATACCCACTCCGGGTTGCGCTCTCTATTGCCCTGATACTTTCCCAAATCGGTGAGTTTTCGTTCATTCTGGCAACGGTAGGAACGAATATGAATATTCTTCCTGCAAATGCCCAGAATATCCTCGTAGCAGCTGCAATCATCTCAATTACCCTCAATCCACTCCTTTACCGGGCCGGTGGAAAGATAGAACGTTGGCTAAATCGGTGCATGCCGGGTCTTACTAATTGTATCCATGCCAGGTGTGCTCCAGCACCGGCTACGAACGGGCAGGAGAACAAGCAATCCGGACAGACCCATGTCATTGTGATCGGGTACGGGCACGTAGGCCAGACCGTGGTACGGCTGCTCTTGGAGAACGATATCTGCCCGACGATTGTGGAACTGAACATTCAGACGATCCAGTCTCTTCGTTCCCAGGGATACCGGGCAGTATACGGGGATGCTGCACGCTTCAATACGCTTTCCGAGGCAGGAATCAAGGATGCACATGCACTGGTGCTCAGTGCCTCCAATGTTAAGGGAGAATGCGAGATTGTCAGGCAGGCACGGGAACTGAACCCCAATATCAGGATCATTGCACGGACTATCTACCTGTCCAACCGGAAAAAACTGATTGCTGCAGGGGCAGATGTCATCTTTTCCGATGAGGGCGAAGTGGCGCTCTCGGTTACGGAAATGATTTTAAAACAATTCGGTGCAACACCGGATCAGATTAACAGGGAGCGTAACCGGGTGCATGAGAGTTTCTATGAAAGTTTCGCCACGCCGCTACAAGTAAAAAAAGAAGAAACTTGA
- a CDS encoding nitroreductase, translated as MTDNIKNIEENISNAVLDNIYQRRSVRNFSDKGISDEIVKEIIRAGTYAPTAVNKQPWRFVVIKNKQLIEEYDDRAKKAFLAAYKDTENPDLAKFVQFLSKPSTRIFYSAPVLILVFASPDVINEHDCALAAENMMLAAQSLGIGSCWIGLAEGLGYDIEFLKEVGVPEGHKLIAPLIFGYPTKQNLKAPARNADVILKWIN; from the coding sequence TTGACCGACAATATCAAAAATATCGAAGAAAATATTTCAAACGCCGTGCTGGACAATATTTATCAACGGCGATCTGTGCGCAATTTTTCTGATAAAGGGATTTCCGACGAAATAGTCAAAGAGATTATAAGAGCAGGAACATATGCCCCCACAGCCGTAAATAAGCAGCCATGGCGGTTTGTTGTCATAAAAAATAAGCAGCTCATCGAGGAATATGATGACCGTGCTAAGAAAGCTTTTCTTGCTGCATACAAAGATACCGAAAACCCGGATCTGGCAAAGTTTGTGCAATTTTTATCTAAACCGTCAACTCGAATCTTCTATAGTGCGCCTGTCCTTATTTTAGTGTTTGCGTCCCCTGATGTTATCAATGAGCATGACTGTGCTCTAGCTGCTGAGAATATGATGCTTGCAGCCCAATCTTTAGGAATCGGCAGCTGCTGGATAGGCCTGGCTGAAGGTTTGGGTTACGATATTGAATTCCTGAAGGAAGTTGGAGTGCCAGAGGGTCATAAGCTTATTGCACCGCTGATTTTCGGATACCCGACAAAGCAGAACCTTAAAGCACCTGCTCGTAATGCTGATGTCATATTAAAATGGATAAATTAA
- a CDS encoding carboxymuconolactone decarboxylase family protein — protein sequence MDKFIKDKINQSISDRKKHHSRFSENCSTYSSFLELEKKTFEAGCLSRKHKELMALSISIVTKCEPCIEWHVQQACLAGASDKEIYETIDVAIEMGGGPAAAYSRFALNALDFHKEEK from the coding sequence ATGGATAAGTTCATCAAAGATAAAATAAATCAAAGCATAAGTGATAGAAAGAAACATCATTCCCGGTTTTCGGAGAATTGCAGTACTTATAGCTCTTTTCTTGAATTAGAAAAGAAAACATTTGAAGCCGGTTGCCTTTCAAGGAAACATAAAGAACTAATGGCTTTATCTATTTCTATTGTTACTAAATGTGAACCCTGTATTGAATGGCATGTTCAACAGGCTTGTTTAGCAGGTGCATCAGATAAAGAGATATATGAGACCATAGACGTTGCCATCGAAATGGGAGGTGGCCCAGCGGCTGCATACTCACGATTTGCACTGAATGCACTGGATTTTCATAAAGAAGAAAAATAG
- a CDS encoding SHOCT domain-containing protein, translated as MIGTSEIILIFGIVIFWIPVILLIYLSIRYLINRSKKVHEEKTALDILKERYAKGEITKEEFEEIKKTLDSA; from the coding sequence ATGATAGGTACAAGTGAAATTATATTGATCTTTGGAATTGTCATATTTTGGATTCCTGTTATTCTACTAATTTATCTGTCAATCAGATATCTTATTAACCGAAGCAAGAAAGTACATGAAGAAAAAACTGCACTGGATATATTAAAGGAAAGATACGCAAAAGGTGAAATTACTAAAGAAGAGTTTGAGGAAATAAAGAAAACTCTCGATTCTGCGTAA